AAAGAAGTTTCAATAGACCATCTTTTCCAGTAAAGTTCTCGTAGATCCAGTGCAGAAAAATTTTTTAATGGTAAATTAGAAATCAAATATTCGTAGTTTCCATTTTCAAGTTGTATACAGGTGCATCGAATTTTCATGGTATATACACTTTTCTTATCATCAATCGGAATCGGCTCGAAGGTTCTTTTATTTTTTACTATTTTCATTTTATCCCCATGACAAAGATGCTTGTTTTTTTTCGATCTTGTTACGTCCAAAACAATCTCTCTATCTGATTCTGTTTCAGCTGGCAAAATATCTTTCAGAAAAGCAGATGGTGCAGACGGAGATTTCCAGCGAATGAGAAAAAATTTCTTTTTTTCAATTAAATGAGCCATTGTGTTTAGCGAGGCATATCCTCTATCTGCGATAAGTATCGTATTTTCTGGCAGATTACAGTGATCGACCATATGACAGAAAGCCTGTGTTTCATTCATTTTAGGGCGTGGTTGGGTAACAGCAGTAATATACCTGTTTTCACAGATATCAAACAAAGTGTTCAAATGCATCTGAAAAAACACATTGTCACTTCGAGCCTGTTTTATACGATATTCAAAATCATTTTTATTAGTAGGAAGATTAATATCAGAACCATCTACTGCAACAAGATGAAACCCTTTATACGTTTTGGTAAAAGGAATTTTTTCATTAAAAGATTTTAAAAGATACGGGAAAAAATCAGCAATTAGTTTTTTTCGCTGTTGTGTGAAAGCTGATTTAGATGGAACTTTCTTGTTTTGGGACATAAAAAAGTTAAATAATTCTGTATTTGTCCTATTCATGGTGAGGCAGAGAGTAGATTTTACCGTGTCAGAAAAAGGACAGAGTCTGTGTCTGGTCATATCTGAACCTGGAGTATTAACATACAAATGAATATTTTTCTCTGCTGTTTCAAGAACAGAGAAGAAACGTTTTCGAATAGTTGCTGGTGTCATGTACATGTGTGGTACCTCCTTGAAGTAAAAATATATCTAACTTCAAAGGGCACCTTACTGATTATAATAATCAGTAAGGTGCCGCACATTTTTACGATTTTGTCAACTATTAATTGAAAAAAGCTTAACTAAATGTTATTGGGACGGAGTTTAATGGCTTTTTTTGCGAGCAAAAAGCCATTAAACTCCGTCCCAATCGGCTCCTCATCTGGTTCCCCTATCTGTTGGATTTGCGATAAAGAGGAAAATGTAGTTGATAATATTCTGGTAAAACGTAAAATTTGTTGCGCGCCAGAGGTTGATTTTCCTTAGTGTAATGAATCGATTCTAATAAAAGTGCCGGAGTTTGCTCAGGAACTTTTAGAAAGTCAGTTTCCATATGATTAACATAAATTAATTTAATCGTTGTGTCCATTCGTTCTGTATGTGTAAATAATGTCTTCAATATAACTTCACGAATAGAGTCTTCTTGAGCAGTGTCCAAAAGAAGCAAATCAAAAAAAGT
This Ruminococcus hominis DNA region includes the following protein-coding sequences:
- a CDS encoding IS4 family transposase, with protein sequence MYMTPATIRKRFFSVLETAEKNIHLYVNTPGSDMTRHRLCPFSDTVKSTLCLTMNRTNTELFNFFMSQNKKVPSKSAFTQQRKKLIADFFPYLLKSFNEKIPFTKTYKGFHLVAVDGSDINLPTNKNDFEYRIKQARSDNVFFQMHLNTLFDICENRYITAVTQPRPKMNETQAFCHMVDHCNLPENTILIADRGYASLNTMAHLIEKKKFFLIRWKSPSAPSAFLKDILPAETESDREIVLDVTRSKKNKHLCHGDKMKIVKNKRTFEPIPIDDKKSVYTMKIRCTCIQLENGNYEYLISNLPLKNFSALDLRELYWKRWSIETSFRRLKYALSLVYLHSVNRELIIQEVYAKLIMYNFASLLHTFATEEKKKEQGKKKRKYEYKISFEDVLPIARRFIKHRMTNDIVKALMLRHQTAIRVKQQTARQVRSQTVKPLNNRA